One region of Terricaulis silvestris genomic DNA includes:
- the murA gene encoding UDP-N-acetylglucosamine 1-carboxyvinyltransferase, giving the protein MDRIVITGGAPLNGTIPIFGAKNSALKLQAASLLSAEPLMLENMPDLADTRFMAQLLITLGVDVTWIKETHTLRLHAADIVSTIAPYDQVRKMRASFNVLGPLLARAGHATVSLPGGCAIGARPVDLHLKAFEAMGADIVIEQGYVKAAALRGLKGAEIDFPFVSVGATEHAMLAAVLAKGDTVLKNAAREPEIADLADCLNAMGAKVEGAGTSEIRIQGVTSLSGAKHAVVADRIEAGTYAMAAAAAGGNVLLSGARFEHLGAMIKFLRDVGVTVEAEGRGLRIVRKVNGRLKATDFETEAFPGFPTDLQAQAMALMSLAEGRSRIKETIFENRFMHAPELARLGAQIAVHGNEAIVTGVDKLIGAPVMATDLRASVSLVIAGLAAEGETAVNRVYHLDRGFEKLEAKLVGVGAQVARQREEEAA; this is encoded by the coding sequence ATGGACCGCATTGTCATTACGGGCGGGGCGCCCCTCAACGGAACTATCCCGATTTTCGGGGCGAAGAACTCAGCGCTGAAACTGCAGGCGGCGTCCTTGCTGTCGGCCGAGCCGCTGATGCTCGAAAACATGCCCGACCTCGCCGACACGCGCTTCATGGCGCAGCTGCTGATTACGCTTGGCGTCGACGTCACCTGGATCAAGGAAACGCACACGCTCCGGCTCCACGCAGCCGACATTGTCTCGACCATCGCGCCCTACGACCAAGTCCGGAAAATGCGCGCCTCGTTCAACGTGCTGGGCCCGCTGCTGGCGCGCGCCGGGCACGCCACCGTGTCGCTGCCCGGCGGCTGCGCCATCGGCGCGCGTCCGGTCGATCTCCACCTCAAAGCTTTCGAAGCGATGGGCGCCGATATCGTCATCGAGCAGGGCTATGTGAAAGCTGCGGCGCTGCGCGGTCTCAAGGGCGCTGAGATCGACTTTCCGTTCGTCTCCGTCGGCGCCACCGAGCACGCCATGCTCGCCGCCGTGCTGGCGAAGGGCGATACGGTGCTGAAGAACGCCGCCCGCGAGCCCGAAATCGCCGACCTCGCCGATTGCCTCAACGCCATGGGCGCCAAAGTCGAAGGCGCGGGCACGAGCGAAATCCGCATCCAAGGCGTCACGTCGCTCAGCGGCGCCAAGCACGCCGTCGTCGCCGACCGCATCGAAGCGGGCACTTACGCCATGGCGGCTGCTGCCGCGGGCGGCAACGTCCTGCTCTCGGGCGCGCGCTTCGAACATCTGGGCGCCATGATCAAATTCCTGCGCGACGTCGGCGTGACGGTGGAAGCCGAGGGCCGGGGCCTGCGCATCGTGCGCAAGGTGAATGGTCGTCTCAAAGCCACCGATTTCGAAACCGAAGCCTTCCCCGGGTTCCCGACCGACCTGCAAGCGCAAGCGATGGCGTTGATGAGCCTCGCCGAAGGCCGCTCGCGCATCAAGGAAACCATTTTCGAGAACCGCTTTATGCATGCGCCCGAACTCGCGCGTCTCGGCGCGCAGATCGCCGTGCATGGCAACGAGGCCATCGTGACCGGAGTCGATAAGCTGATCGGCGCGCCGGTGATGGCGACGGACCTTCGTGCTTCCGTCAGCCTCGTCATCGCCGGCCTCGCCGCCGAGGGCGAAACCGCGGTGAACCGCGTTTATCACCTCGACCGCGGCTTCGAGAAACTCGAAGCCAAGCTCGTCGGCGTCGGCGCTCAAGTCGCGCGCCAGCGGGAGGAAGAAGCGGCCTGA
- a CDS encoding DUF2948 family protein encodes MSGLLKLMAEDAADLEIIGAAVQDALVRVGEINVDKRARRFAMLISRFRWEEAGATGPFERIRAALSFESVLGIKSRKVRLDSKEALASLLSVSFTPAEEPPGGIVRLVLAGGGEIELEVECLDALLMDLGATWQTPRRPDHEKA; translated from the coding sequence ATGAGCGGCTTGCTGAAACTGATGGCCGAAGACGCCGCCGATTTGGAAATCATCGGCGCGGCGGTGCAAGACGCGTTGGTGCGCGTCGGCGAGATCAATGTTGATAAGCGCGCGCGTCGTTTCGCCATGCTCATCAGCCGCTTTCGTTGGGAAGAAGCCGGCGCCACCGGCCCCTTCGAGCGCATCCGCGCAGCACTTTCATTCGAAAGCGTGCTCGGCATCAAAAGCCGCAAAGTTCGCCTCGATTCCAAGGAAGCGCTCGCCTCGCTCCTCTCCGTTTCGTTCACGCCCGCCGAAGAACCACCCGGCGGCATCGTCCGCCTCGTCCTCGCCGGCGGCGGTGAAATCGAACTTGAGGTCGAGTGCCTCGACGCTTTGCTGATGGATCTCGGCGCCACCTGGCAAACCCCGCGCCGCCCCGATCACGAAAAGGCATGA
- a CDS encoding UPF0262 family protein yields the protein MSEERNRLADVTLDEASLAPASPDAEHERRIALFDLKESNSFVVIGEDRGPYLLTLAMSDGRLAFDVAVEAGERVILHHMPMSALRKMIKDYLMICDSYQNAIRNASPMQIEAIDMGRRGLHNEAAEVLQDSLQERITIDLETARRLFTLVCALHVRS from the coding sequence ATGAGCGAGGAGCGCAACCGCCTCGCCGACGTCACGCTCGACGAAGCCTCGCTCGCGCCTGCTTCGCCCGACGCCGAACACGAACGCCGCATCGCGCTGTTCGATCTGAAAGAGAGCAATTCCTTCGTCGTCATCGGCGAAGATCGCGGCCCCTACCTGTTGACGCTCGCAATGTCCGACGGGCGTCTCGCGTTCGACGTTGCAGTGGAAGCCGGCGAGCGCGTCATCCTGCATCACATGCCGATGTCTGCGCTGCGCAAGATGATCAAAGACTACTTGATGATCTGCGACAGCTACCAGAACGCCATCCGCAACGCGTCGCCCATGCAGATCGAAGCGATCGACATGGGCCGTCGCGGTCTCCACAACGAAGCCGCCGAAGTTCTGCAAGATTCCCTGCAAGAGCGCATAACCATCGACCTCGAAACCGCACGGCGCCTGTTCACGCTGGTCTGCGCACTCCATGTGCGGAGCTAA
- a CDS encoding arsenate-mycothiol transferase ArsC has product MSGVLPASVLFACTHNIIRSPMAAGLMQLQFGTLVRVDSVGVRPGEELSTMAAFVMDEAGIDISRQRPKGLDAFGEYYDDGPFDLIVTLSPEAHHTLLDQIPQLGAAAEYWPTFDPSLAEGSRDQVLMEYRAVRDGLAKRIAQRFVRPSTG; this is encoded by the coding sequence GTGTCGGGGGTATTGCCGGCGTCGGTGCTGTTTGCGTGCACGCACAACATCATCCGCTCGCCCATGGCCGCTGGCCTGATGCAACTCCAATTCGGCACGCTGGTCCGCGTCGATAGCGTCGGCGTACGCCCCGGCGAGGAACTCTCCACCATGGCCGCCTTCGTCATGGATGAAGCTGGCATCGACATCTCGCGCCAGCGCCCAAAGGGCCTCGACGCCTTCGGCGAGTATTACGACGACGGCCCGTTCGACCTCATCGTCACGCTCAGTCCCGAAGCGCACCACACCCTGCTGGACCAGATTCCCCAGCTGGGTGCGGCCGCCGAGTACTGGCCGACTTTCGACCCCTCCCTGGCGGAAGGCTCACGCGATCAGGTTCTTATGGAATACCGCGCGGTTCGGGACGGTCTGGCCAAAAGGATCGCCCAGCGCTTCGTCCGCCCATCGACGGGCTAA
- the infA gene encoding translation initiation factor IF-1: MAKEELLEFAGTVVELLPNATFLVKLENDHEIIAHTAGKMRKNRIRVLAGDKVLVEMTPYDLTKGRITYRFK; the protein is encoded by the coding sequence ATGGCCAAGGAAGAACTATTGGAATTCGCGGGAACCGTGGTTGAGCTACTGCCCAACGCGACGTTCCTGGTGAAGCTCGAGAACGACCACGAGATCATCGCCCACACCGCCGGCAAGATGCGCAAGAACCGCATCCGCGTTCTGGCCGGGGATAAGGTGCTGGTTGAGATGACCCCGTATGATCTGACCAAGGGTCGGATCACGTACAGATTCAAGTAA
- a CDS encoding SDR family NAD(P)-dependent oxidoreductase, whose product MASGSLDRAVVVTGASTGIGRAAVTKAVREGAHVFASVRKQTDADALQAEFADAVTPLIFDVADEAAVRAGAAQVAAALGNRKLFGLVNNAGIAVPGPLLHLDTDDMRRQFEINVFGVHTVTRAFADLLGAEESRTGNPGRIVMISSVGGQNGAPFVGPYASSKFAIEGYSQSLRRELMLYGIDVIVIGPGAIATPIWDKAEGEDLKRFSNTKYAPMVERVADYMLSQGKKGLPASDVGDLIWFCLSDPKPKTRYHILRNPFMDRTLPRLMNPRLVDRIIADRLGFPKRP is encoded by the coding sequence ATGGCATCAGGCTCACTCGATCGCGCCGTCGTTGTCACCGGCGCCAGCACCGGCATCGGCCGGGCCGCCGTCACGAAAGCCGTGCGGGAGGGCGCTCACGTCTTCGCCAGCGTCCGCAAGCAAACCGACGCTGACGCACTGCAAGCCGAGTTCGCTGACGCCGTCACCCCGCTCATCTTTGACGTCGCCGACGAAGCCGCCGTCCGCGCTGGCGCCGCGCAAGTGGCCGCCGCGCTGGGCAACCGCAAGCTGTTCGGCCTCGTCAACAATGCCGGCATCGCCGTGCCTGGCCCGTTGCTGCATCTCGACACCGACGACATGCGCCGTCAGTTCGAGATCAACGTGTTCGGCGTCCACACCGTCACGCGCGCCTTCGCCGATCTGCTCGGCGCCGAGGAGAGCCGCACCGGCAATCCCGGCCGTATCGTGATGATCTCGTCCGTCGGCGGTCAAAACGGCGCGCCGTTCGTTGGGCCTTACGCGTCATCGAAGTTCGCCATCGAGGGCTATTCGCAATCGTTGCGCCGCGAACTCATGCTCTACGGCATCGACGTCATCGTCATCGGCCCCGGCGCTATCGCCACGCCGATCTGGGACAAGGCTGAAGGCGAAGACCTGAAGCGCTTCTCCAACACCAAGTACGCGCCGATGGTGGAACGCGTCGCCGACTACATGCTGAGCCAAGGAAAAAAAGGTCTGCCGGCGTCCGACGTAGGCGACCTGATCTGGTTCTGTCTCAGCGATCCTAAGCCCAAGACGCGCTACCACATCCTGCGCAATCCCTTCATGGACCGCACACTGCCGCGGCTTATGAACCCGCGCTTAGTGGACCGTATCATCGCTGACCGCCTGGGCTTCCCGAAGCGCCCATGA
- a CDS encoding Maf family protein: MTRLVLASASPRRLALLAQIGITPDEVVATYIDETPLKGETPRLLALRLARAKAEAVNADNAIILAADTVVAVGRRLLPKTETEQHARECLALLSGRSHRVLTGVAVKAKGVTRTRLAEARVAFKRLSAQEIDAYIASNEWQGKAGGYAIQGLAARYVTSVIGSYTAIVGLPLYETANLLESAR; encoded by the coding sequence ATGACGCGTCTTGTGCTGGCGAGCGCGAGCCCGCGCCGTCTGGCGCTCTTAGCGCAGATCGGGATCACACCCGACGAAGTCGTCGCCACCTACATCGATGAAACCCCTCTCAAAGGCGAAACCCCACGCTTGCTCGCGCTCCGCCTCGCGCGCGCAAAAGCCGAAGCGGTGAACGCCGACAACGCCATCATCCTCGCCGCTGACACCGTCGTCGCCGTTGGTCGCCGCCTTTTGCCCAAAACCGAAACCGAACAACATGCGCGCGAGTGCTTGGCACTACTCTCCGGCCGCTCGCATCGCGTGCTCACCGGCGTCGCGGTGAAGGCCAAGGGCGTTACACGCACGCGCCTCGCGGAAGCCCGCGTCGCCTTCAAGCGCCTCAGCGCGCAAGAAATCGACGCCTACATCGCCAGCAACGAATGGCAGGGCAAAGCCGGCGGTTACGCCATTCAGGGCCTGGCCGCGCGCTACGTCACCAGCGTCATCGGCTCCTACACCGCCATCGTCGGCCTGCCGCTCTACGAGACGGCAAACCTTCTCGAGTCCGCGCGATGA
- a CDS encoding ribonuclease E/G translates to MSEPLETWIDAAIGETREALVREGKPIALRVARASDEGRRARWGELYCARVREVDKRRRGAYLDLGLRDQQGFLPLGDDGRVRMRKERVVLHEGQGVIVAVTREAARTKNPVLDLSEIGHDGEAPHRIGQHECDSELILARAADPAIRAKLDASIEDSLARTAPIPGGGALTIEPTSALVAIDVDAGGRAGSGDPERFALDLNVAAAIEAARQIRLRNLAGIIAIDFVSMRAKSHGKQLEEAVRQAFAGDPWSIQFGALSRFGVFDLARAQLRTPLHEQLRDVDGRLSTETVALMALRAIEREGRAQTGRQIACTVSPDVKAWLDAAEIDWRAQLSNSIGMRWTLDAQPGPRDRIDARAL, encoded by the coding sequence ATGAGCGAACCGCTCGAAACCTGGATCGACGCCGCGATCGGCGAAACCCGCGAAGCGCTCGTGCGCGAAGGCAAGCCGATCGCGCTGCGCGTTGCGCGCGCCAGCGACGAAGGCCGCCGCGCCCGCTGGGGCGAGCTTTATTGTGCGCGCGTTCGTGAAGTGGATAAACGCCGTCGCGGCGCCTACCTCGATCTCGGCCTCCGCGATCAACAGGGCTTCCTACCCCTCGGCGACGACGGTCGCGTCCGCATGCGCAAAGAGCGCGTCGTCTTGCACGAAGGCCAAGGCGTCATCGTCGCCGTCACCCGCGAAGCCGCGCGCACCAAGAACCCGGTGCTCGACCTCAGCGAAATCGGCCACGATGGTGAAGCCCCGCACCGCATCGGCCAACACGAATGCGACAGCGAACTCATCCTCGCCCGCGCCGCCGATCCCGCCATCCGCGCCAAGCTCGATGCGTCAATCGAAGACTCTCTCGCCCGCACCGCGCCCATTCCCGGCGGCGGCGCGCTCACCATCGAACCCACATCTGCGCTCGTCGCCATCGATGTCGACGCCGGCGGCCGCGCCGGCTCCGGCGATCCCGAACGCTTTGCGCTCGATCTCAACGTCGCCGCCGCAATCGAAGCCGCCCGCCAGATCAGGCTCCGCAATCTCGCCGGCATCATCGCCATTGATTTCGTGTCGATGCGCGCCAAATCGCATGGAAAGCAATTGGAGGAGGCCGTGCGCCAAGCCTTCGCCGGCGATCCGTGGAGCATTCAGTTCGGCGCGCTCTCCCGCTTCGGCGTGTTCGATCTCGCCCGCGCGCAACTCCGCACGCCGCTGCACGAACAACTCCGCGACGTGGACGGCCGCCTCAGCACCGAAACCGTAGCGTTGATGGCGCTCCGCGCCATCGAACGTGAAGGCCGCGCCCAGACCGGCCGCCAGATCGCCTGCACAGTGTCACCGGATGTGAAAGCCTGGCTCGACGCCGCCGAGATCGATTGGCGCGCGCAGCTCTCCAATTCCATCGGCATGCGCTGGACGCTCGACGCCCAACCCGGCCCGCGCGACCGCATCGATGCGAGAGCGCTATGA
- a CDS encoding DNA gyrase inhibitor YacG: MSKCAICGKPQDPKFKPFCSKRCADVDLNRWFSGGYAIPAMEEDDPDGEAPDPRSERGET; this comes from the coding sequence ATGAGCAAGTGCGCCATCTGCGGCAAGCCGCAGGACCCAAAGTTCAAACCGTTCTGCTCAAAGCGCTGCGCCGACGTCGATCTGAACCGTTGGTTCTCCGGCGGTTACGCTATCCCAGCCATGGAAGAAGACGATCCGGACGGCGAAGCGCCGGACCCGCGCAGCGAGCGCGGCGAGACGTGA
- the xth gene encoding exodeoxyribonuclease III codes for MALKIAAWNVNSILARLPTALKVFEDVGADIWCLQEIKCEDPRFPRLEFEAMGYNVETFGQKSYNGVAILSKYRIEEFTRGIPGLEHEHSRYIEAVIAAPGGPVRVASIYAPNGNPIGTEKFQFKLQFMEALRTHLQSLLPLEERFVIAGDYNVIPRDVDCVDPRTWVTDALFQSETRAAYRALQNIGLTDAYMQADGAAHKYTFWDYQAGAWQRDNGIRIDHLLLSPQAADALENVDIYKKARSMEKASDHVPIIGTFAD; via the coding sequence ATGGCCCTCAAGATTGCAGCCTGGAACGTCAATTCCATCCTCGCGCGCCTGCCGACGGCGCTGAAGGTGTTCGAGGACGTGGGCGCCGACATTTGGTGCCTCCAGGAGATCAAGTGCGAAGACCCGCGCTTCCCCCGGCTTGAGTTCGAGGCGATGGGCTACAACGTCGAGACGTTCGGGCAAAAGAGCTATAACGGCGTCGCCATTCTCTCGAAGTATCGCATCGAGGAATTCACGCGCGGCATTCCCGGCCTTGAGCATGAGCATTCACGCTACATTGAAGCAGTGATTGCGGCGCCCGGCGGGCCGGTGCGCGTGGCTTCGATTTACGCGCCGAACGGCAATCCGATCGGGACGGAGAAGTTTCAGTTCAAGCTGCAGTTCATGGAAGCGCTGCGCACGCATCTGCAATCTTTGCTGCCGCTGGAAGAGCGCTTCGTGATTGCGGGCGATTACAACGTGATCCCGCGCGACGTGGATTGCGTCGATCCGCGGACGTGGGTGACGGATGCGCTATTTCAGTCGGAGACGCGTGCCGCCTATCGCGCGCTGCAGAATATCGGGCTGACGGACGCCTACATGCAGGCCGATGGCGCGGCGCATAAGTACACGTTCTGGGACTACCAAGCCGGCGCCTGGCAGCGCGACAACGGCATCCGCATCGATCACCTCCTGCTCTCGCCGCAAGCGGCGGACGCGCTGGAGAACGTCGATATCTACAAGAAGGCGCGGTCGATGGAGAAGGCGTCCGACCACGTGCCGATTATTGGGACGTTCGCGGACTAA
- a CDS encoding nitroreductase — MNVTEAIKTRISVRAFKPDPIPEALVREILDVARFAPSGGNLQPWKVIAVAGAERDAVVALARANLPGDEGERLVYPANLWEPYRTRRYKLGEDMYAKLEIPRENKGARLMHLAENFNFFGAPVGLFFVIEKAMGHGQWAHLGMFMQSVALTAIERGVQSCMQEAWARVRTPLAAHFSLRDEEMIYCGMALGYADTAKPVNALRSDRAEVDEIAEFRGF; from the coding sequence ATGAACGTGACTGAAGCCATCAAGACCCGCATTTCTGTGCGCGCGTTTAAGCCTGACCCCATCCCCGAAGCGCTAGTGCGCGAGATTTTGGATGTGGCGCGGTTTGCGCCATCGGGCGGAAATTTGCAGCCTTGGAAGGTGATCGCGGTGGCGGGCGCGGAGCGCGATGCGGTGGTGGCGTTGGCGCGGGCGAACTTGCCGGGGGATGAGGGCGAGCGGCTGGTTTATCCCGCGAACCTTTGGGAGCCCTATCGCACGCGACGCTACAAGCTGGGCGAGGACATGTATGCGAAGCTTGAGATTCCGCGCGAGAACAAGGGCGCGCGGCTGATGCACCTGGCGGAGAATTTCAATTTCTTCGGCGCGCCGGTGGGTTTGTTCTTTGTGATCGAGAAAGCCATGGGTCACGGCCAATGGGCGCATCTGGGCATGTTCATGCAAAGCGTGGCGCTGACGGCGATCGAGCGCGGCGTGCAAAGCTGCATGCAGGAAGCTTGGGCGCGCGTGCGCACGCCGTTGGCGGCGCATTTTTCGCTGCGCGACGAAGAGATGATCTATTGCGGCATGGCGCTGGGATACGCGGACACGGCGAAGCCGGTGAATGCGCTGCGCAGCGATCGGGCAGAGGTGGATGAGATTGCGGAGTTTCGGGGATTCTGA
- a CDS encoding tetratricopeptide repeat protein: MFGRSKLDSGLDAFEKGNWRRARRLLEEATQDEERAAGFYHLGILYWRGLGGPREKEAAVACFRRAADGGHSGAETAYGIALRAGSGVNKDVEKARTLFRSAAGAGDRDAMIELATLSEPDDARRWLLRASELGHAPAMMHLSDMLMKRDPVEALSWLYAGVSLSGNDAARKRAKALAREMTAAEIDAAQKAGRVYAKDIAQRARDARR; the protein is encoded by the coding sequence ATGTTCGGCCGCTCCAAACTCGACAGCGGCTTGGACGCGTTCGAGAAAGGCAACTGGCGCCGTGCGCGGCGGTTGCTGGAAGAAGCGACGCAAGACGAAGAGCGCGCGGCGGGGTTCTACCATCTTGGCATCCTGTATTGGCGCGGGCTTGGCGGGCCGCGCGAGAAGGAAGCCGCGGTGGCGTGCTTTCGTCGCGCGGCGGATGGCGGGCATTCGGGCGCGGAGACCGCGTACGGGATTGCGCTGCGCGCTGGCTCTGGCGTGAACAAGGACGTAGAGAAAGCGCGGACGCTGTTTCGCTCGGCGGCGGGTGCGGGCGATCGCGATGCGATGATCGAGCTGGCGACGCTGAGTGAGCCGGACGACGCGCGGCGTTGGTTGCTGCGGGCGTCCGAGCTCGGACATGCGCCAGCGATGATGCATCTGTCGGACATGCTGATGAAGCGCGATCCGGTGGAGGCGCTGTCTTGGCTTTATGCGGGCGTGTCGCTTTCGGGGAATGATGCGGCGCGCAAGCGCGCCAAGGCGCTGGCGCGGGAGATGACGGCGGCGGAGATCGACGCGGCGCAAAAGGCCGGCCGGGTTTACGCTAAGGACATTGCGCAGCGGGCGCGGGATGCGCGGCGCTAG
- the erpA gene encoding iron-sulfur cluster insertion protein ErpA, with the protein MADIALSASAAERIKTVVATEPAGAGLRVAVEGGGCSGFQYEIAVAGAANTDDLVIERDGARLFVDPVSLPFLLGSEVDWVEELIGASFKVKNPNATSACGCGVSFSV; encoded by the coding sequence ATGGCTGACATCGCCCTCTCCGCCTCCGCCGCCGAGCGGATCAAGACCGTGGTGGCTACCGAGCCCGCCGGCGCTGGCTTGCGCGTGGCGGTCGAAGGCGGCGGCTGCTCCGGTTTTCAGTACGAGATCGCAGTGGCGGGCGCGGCCAACACCGACGATCTGGTGATCGAGCGCGATGGGGCGCGGCTGTTCGTCGATCCGGTTTCGCTGCCCTTCTTGTTGGGCTCCGAGGTGGATTGGGTCGAGGAGCTGATCGGCGCTTCGTTCAAAGTGAAGAACCCCAACGCGACGTCGGCCTGTGGGTGCGGCGTGAGTTTCTCGGTCTGA
- a CDS encoding deoxyguanosinetriphosphate triphosphohydrolase gives MAGEGGYVRPPRAPYATDPAKSRGRLHPEPESRNRNPFERDRDRIVHSSAFRRLRGKTQVFVAHEGDHYRTRLSHSLEVAQIARTVARQMGLDDDLAETLGIAHDLGHPPFGHTGEDVLDAAMEGYAGFDHNAQTLRVLTKLERRYPTFDGLNLTWETLEGVVKHNGPLIRYGATLQDLPIAIQEYVATHDLELESWPGPEAQVAAFSDDIAYNNHDIDDGLRAGLFTLAEIRADVPMVERVLVTVERDYPDIDEFRTSAEMVRRLIGVLVDDLVWESTNRLNDLKPQTPEDIRAAGKPLVGFSDVMNEHQSVLRRFLMQRMYRHWKVNRSRSHAKRILRELFDLFLGEPELLPPAWQEGGDGPRGQRTARRVCDYIAGMTDDYAIEEHRRLFTLER, from the coding sequence CTGGCCGGCGAGGGCGGTTACGTCCGCCCGCCACGCGCGCCCTACGCCACCGATCCAGCGAAATCCCGCGGCCGCCTGCACCCGGAACCCGAAAGCCGCAACCGCAATCCGTTCGAGCGCGACAGGGACCGCATCGTCCACTCCAGCGCGTTCCGGCGTCTGCGCGGCAAGACCCAAGTATTCGTCGCCCACGAAGGCGATCACTACCGCACGCGGCTCTCGCACTCGCTCGAAGTGGCGCAGATCGCGCGCACCGTCGCGCGCCAGATGGGCCTCGATGACGATCTCGCCGAAACCCTCGGCATCGCTCACGATCTTGGCCACCCGCCATTCGGCCACACCGGCGAAGACGTCCTCGACGCCGCAATGGAAGGCTACGCCGGGTTCGATCACAATGCGCAGACCCTGCGCGTGCTGACCAAACTCGAGCGCCGCTATCCCACCTTCGACGGCCTCAACCTCACTTGGGAAACGCTGGAAGGCGTCGTCAAACACAACGGCCCGCTGATCCGCTATGGCGCCACGCTGCAGGACCTTCCGATCGCGATCCAAGAATACGTCGCCACCCACGATCTCGAACTCGAGTCCTGGCCCGGTCCAGAAGCCCAAGTTGCCGCCTTCTCAGACGACATTGCCTACAACAATCACGACATCGACGACGGCCTCCGCGCCGGCTTGTTCACACTCGCCGAAATCCGCGCCGACGTGCCGATGGTCGAACGCGTGCTCGTCACCGTCGAACGCGACTACCCGGACATCGACGAATTCCGCACCTCAGCCGAAATGGTTCGCCGTCTGATCGGCGTGCTGGTGGATGATCTGGTCTGGGAATCCACTAATCGCCTGAACGATCTAAAGCCGCAAACCCCCGAAGACATCCGCGCCGCCGGCAAGCCCCTCGTCGGCTTCAGCGATGTCATGAACGAGCACCAATCCGTGCTGCGCCGCTTTCTGATGCAGCGCATGTACCGGCACTGGAAGGTCAACCGCTCCCGTAGCCACGCCAAGCGCATCTTGCGCGAGCTGTTCGATCTCTTCCTCGGCGAACCGGAACTCTTGCCTCCGGCGTGGCAAGAGGGCGGCGACGGCCCCCGCGGCCAACGCACCGCCCGCCGCGTTTGCGATTATATCGCCGGCATGACCGACGATTACGCCATCGAAGAACACCGGCGCCTTTTCACCTTAGAACGCTAA
- a CDS encoding SPOR domain-containing protein, which produces MSRSYDPRMHAYDDQARHAGMVYILMLVVAVAFGGFLWQLYSAPEIPRITAPTSPYKIEPPAEARNAPDQVEQGAFADSLEGVSEQTAEVTPRPAPETVIVENAPAEGPPQLGTAPIFANNGPYVAQLAALQSEAATDQAWRRLSSRAPQLFAHARLDVERADLGQRGIYYRVRAGYFADRANAARFCERIRQMGQDCIVAAR; this is translated from the coding sequence ATGAGCAGAAGCTACGATCCACGCATGCACGCGTATGACGATCAGGCGCGTCACGCGGGCATGGTCTATATTCTGATGCTTGTCGTTGCGGTCGCGTTCGGTGGCTTCCTTTGGCAGCTCTACAGCGCCCCAGAAATCCCGCGCATCACAGCGCCAACATCGCCGTACAAAATCGAACCGCCAGCCGAAGCGCGCAACGCTCCGGATCAAGTTGAGCAGGGCGCCTTCGCGGATTCGCTCGAAGGCGTCAGCGAACAAACCGCCGAAGTGACCCCGCGCCCCGCGCCGGAAACGGTCATCGTCGAAAACGCGCCGGCCGAAGGCCCGCCACAACTGGGCACGGCGCCGATCTTTGCCAACAACGGCCCTTACGTGGCCCAACTCGCCGCACTGCAATCGGAGGCCGCGACCGACCAAGCCTGGCGCCGTCTTTCTTCACGCGCACCGCAACTCTTCGCCCACGCGCGTCTCGACGTCGAGCGCGCCGATCTCGGCCAGCGCGGCATCTACTACCGCGTCCGCGCCGGCTACTTCGCCGACCGCGCCAACGCCGCCCGCTTCTGCGAGCGCATACGGCAGATGGGCCAGGACTGCATCGTGGCCGCGCGCTAA